A region from the Variovorax sp. RKNM96 genome encodes:
- a CDS encoding DUF3806 domain-containing protein — MEQKIEAPTKDDLRAIAHQLMHAAELVSEATGAALSGTMADLAALQKVIDSKIVEPEATYSLQALGLAFGKVFVGTQANFDWWMVEDEYGRDPAIRYKQTTLLLFPKTMLSRRIEDGEEVDVAGIFKGLQETVREVLAEHYPGA, encoded by the coding sequence CCCACCAAGGACGACCTCCGCGCCATCGCGCACCAGCTGATGCATGCGGCCGAACTGGTGTCCGAGGCAACGGGTGCGGCCTTGTCCGGCACGATGGCCGACTTGGCCGCCTTGCAGAAGGTCATCGATTCGAAGATCGTCGAGCCCGAGGCCACGTATTCGTTGCAGGCGCTCGGGCTGGCCTTCGGCAAGGTGTTCGTCGGCACGCAGGCGAACTTCGACTGGTGGATGGTCGAGGACGAGTACGGCCGGGACCCTGCGATCCGCTACAAGCAGACGACGCTGCTGCTCTTTCCCAAGACGATGCTTTCCAGGCGGATCGAGGACGGGGAAGAGGTCGATGTGGCCGGGATCTTCAAGGGGCTGCAGGAGACGGTGCGGGAGGTGCTG